From a single Paenibacillus sp. FSL R5-0345 genomic region:
- a CDS encoding DRTGG domain-containing protein, which yields MEGQGDAITKHEQLLQHIESLKVGSKISVRKLAKEMLVSEGTAYRAVKEAENLGIVITKERIGTVRVEKKPRNISEQLTFGDVVDIVEGHVLGGASGLSKHLHKYVIGAMKVDAMIRYIDADSLLIVGNRDDVHSLALEQGAAVLVTGGFGTSREVKALADELDLPIISSRHDTFTVASMINRAIFDRLIKKKIMLVEDIVDSKPRLNTLKISSTVGELRQISEETGEQRFPVTDEWNRVIGIIGRREVEDLTEGQSIEKAMVRSPVTAALHTSLASAAQIMMWEGVDFLPIVDRNRKLVGSLTRKEVLQSLRDVRNTPQLGETFDHLIWNGFADERDEEGRLFFHGFITPQMATDLGTISEGVLSTLMTLSAFKAAKDITGNDYVLDNMSTYFIRPVQIEHAIIVMPRLLEISRRTCKLEIEISYSDTLVAKAVLMLQSIDHG from the coding sequence TTGGAAGGTCAAGGCGATGCAATTACTAAACACGAGCAACTGCTGCAGCATATTGAAAGTCTTAAGGTAGGCTCCAAAATATCTGTTCGTAAGCTTGCAAAAGAAATGTTAGTCAGCGAGGGAACTGCATATCGTGCAGTGAAGGAAGCTGAGAATCTTGGAATTGTCATCACGAAGGAACGGATTGGTACAGTACGTGTAGAAAAAAAGCCTCGTAACATTTCTGAACAGCTGACGTTTGGGGACGTGGTTGATATTGTTGAGGGTCATGTTCTTGGCGGGGCTAGCGGACTGAGTAAGCATCTTCATAAATATGTAATCGGTGCGATGAAGGTCGACGCGATGATTCGTTATATAGACGCAGACAGCCTGCTCATTGTAGGTAACCGTGATGATGTTCACTCTTTGGCGCTAGAGCAAGGTGCGGCAGTTCTCGTTACAGGTGGCTTCGGGACAAGCCGTGAAGTTAAGGCGTTAGCGGACGAGCTGGACCTCCCTATCATTTCATCAAGACATGACACGTTTACTGTGGCATCAATGATTAACCGTGCCATTTTTGATAGATTGATTAAGAAAAAAATCATGCTTGTAGAGGATATTGTCGACAGCAAACCGCGTCTGAATACGTTGAAAATTTCAAGCACCGTCGGTGAGCTGCGGCAGATTTCAGAGGAGACTGGAGAGCAACGTTTTCCCGTTACGGATGAATGGAACCGAGTGATTGGCATTATCGGACGACGTGAAGTAGAGGACCTGACAGAAGGGCAAAGTATTGAAAAGGCTATGGTTCGGAGTCCGGTTACCGCTGCACTGCATACCTCACTAGCCTCAGCTGCGCAGATCATGATGTGGGAAGGCGTCGATTTCCTACCTATTGTAGACCGTAACCGCAAATTGGTGGGCTCCCTAACTCGTAAAGAAGTGCTGCAAAGTCTGCGAGATGTCCGTAACACTCCACAGCTTGGTGAGACCTTCGATCATCTCATCTGGAACGGCTTTGCGGATGAGCGGGATGAAGAGGGACGATTGTTTTTTCATGGCTTCATTACTCCTCAGATGGCGACTGACCTAGGAACCATTTCTGAAGGTGTCTTGTCTACGCTAATGACGCTCTCAGCGTTTAAGGCTGCTAAGGATATAACAGGAAATGACTATGTCTTAGATAATATGTCTACCTATTTTATCCGGCCAGTACAGATCGAACACGCGATTATTGTAATGCCGAGACTGCTCGAGATTAGTCGCCGTACTTGTAAGCTAGAAATAGAGATCAGCTATTCAGATACCCTGGTAGCGAAAGCTGTTCTAATGCTGCAATCCATTGACCACGGCTAA
- a CDS encoding YheC/YheD family endospore coat-associated protein, translating into MSLTFCNVHFTKQPQRVVYVSGALMKSLKLTGKKNIRLRLGKDAIPTMIKPIKRAGNHLFLATGVKSAIKVPKSGGIYLRNLQNDEVQLGPLVGVLSDGPASSNQPFGSRTGFIKQLLREGSNKCYIFAFMPRDINWQQEQVYGYFLTAGGKFERKMVPLPDVVYNRLPSRRAETSPYINQLRERFMRKKIPYFNWSFFNKSDIYRLLENDGAANRYVPETHSNPSSEKMREMLDHHHFVYYKPSAGSLGHGIYRLTYLPKKGYFARYRKGGKNVLLRFTTFESLMRMLRSRHGQGLQNYIVQQGIRLIEIDGCPIDFRFHMHKNGSNQWIVVGIGAKKAGRGSVTTHLKNGGALLTPGQALGRVFGARADEVLQRAKSTAIKLAESLEIQHRHLLGEIGFDLGIDQDEDIWMFEANAKPGRSIFRHPSLRAEGKASIEHILEHCLYLSKFRRRDEM; encoded by the coding sequence ATGAGTCTCACTTTTTGCAATGTGCATTTCACTAAGCAGCCCCAAAGAGTTGTATATGTATCAGGTGCACTGATGAAAAGCTTGAAATTAACCGGGAAAAAGAACATTCGCCTTAGACTCGGTAAAGATGCCATCCCGACCATGATCAAGCCCATCAAGCGCGCCGGAAATCATCTATTCCTCGCCACTGGTGTAAAGAGTGCTATCAAGGTTCCGAAATCTGGTGGTATCTATTTACGCAATCTGCAAAACGACGAGGTACAGCTTGGACCTTTAGTCGGTGTATTGTCCGATGGGCCAGCATCTTCAAATCAACCCTTCGGTTCCCGCACTGGCTTTATAAAGCAATTGCTGCGGGAAGGCAGTAACAAATGTTATATATTTGCCTTTATGCCACGTGATATCAACTGGCAGCAGGAGCAGGTCTATGGTTATTTCTTAACCGCAGGCGGCAAATTCGAGCGTAAAATGGTTCCGCTACCTGATGTTGTCTACAATCGGCTGCCCAGTCGGAGAGCTGAAACCTCACCATATATCAACCAGCTTCGCGAACGCTTTATGCGCAAGAAAATCCCTTACTTCAACTGGAGCTTTTTCAATAAATCCGATATCTACCGGCTGCTAGAGAATGACGGGGCTGCAAACCGTTACGTTCCTGAAACACACAGCAATCCCTCTTCCGAAAAAATGAGAGAAATGCTGGATCACCACCATTTTGTATATTACAAACCTTCCGCAGGTAGCCTGGGTCACGGGATTTACCGACTCACCTATCTGCCGAAAAAAGGGTATTTTGCCCGCTACCGCAAGGGTGGTAAAAACGTACTTCTGCGCTTCACTACCTTTGAAAGCCTCATGCGTATGCTTCGATCACGACACGGTCAAGGCCTGCAGAATTATATCGTCCAACAAGGAATACGTTTGATTGAAATTGATGGCTGCCCCATTGATTTCCGATTCCATATGCATAAAAACGGGAGTAATCAATGGATTGTTGTCGGCATAGGCGCTAAAAAAGCCGGCCGAGGCAGCGTCACCACTCACCTCAAAAATGGGGGGGCTTTGCTTACACCTGGGCAGGCGCTCGGGCGTGTATTCGGCGCCAGAGCAGATGAAGTCTTGCAGCGTGCGAAGAGTACAGCCATTAAACTGGCAGAATCCTTAGAAATCCAGCATCGTCATTTGCTCGGTGAAATCGGCTTTGATCTCGGCATTGATCAGGATGAAGACATCTGGATGTTCGAGGCCAACGCCAAACCAGGACGTTCCATCTTCCGTCATCCCTCCCTGCGCGCTGAGGGCAAAGCTTCCATCGAGCACATTCTGGAGCATTGTCTATACCTCAGCAAATTCCGCAGGAGGGATGAGATGTGA
- a CDS encoding YheC/YheD family endospore coat-associated protein, translating into MSQFKIPVHTVHSGILQENAIMLGERSMKRLKIPAHGTLQLAFGSFRQEVTIIPAPKSDSLRVSEGLARRTGWKHRQTLNASYSSVSRTLRLGPLIGVLVSRDHPDNLDRLFGPITMFCRELTNACHVQGAYVYFFTPEALETSSTSIQGWVYNEGWRKMSLPIADVINNRLTTRKVENKPSVQHFLADVKSRYGTHFFNEKFLDKTEVFEALAQDPSLKRYLPESHALNGFAVVKKMCSQYPSVFLKPVRGSLGKGILRISKDEGGGYRLLSTTSIGTRKQSYPTLAKLYQSIAPKMKTTRYQIQQGLPLMELGKRPVDFRALVQKNGTGKWGVTSIVARTAGSNHFVSNLARGGSLSTVREAVSKSSLPLGTKDSVQLQLPRAALAIARGVETFIPAHFGELGIDLALDQSGRIWLLEVNSKPSKNDNTPLNDQKIRPSVKQMILYCRYLAGL; encoded by the coding sequence ATGTCCCAATTCAAGATCCCGGTCCATACGGTCCACTCGGGCATCCTGCAGGAAAACGCTATAATGCTTGGCGAACGATCCATGAAAAGACTCAAAATCCCGGCTCACGGAACGCTCCAGCTGGCTTTCGGCTCTTTCCGGCAGGAGGTTACCATTATCCCGGCTCCCAAATCCGACAGCCTGCGTGTAAGCGAAGGACTGGCGCGGCGGACCGGATGGAAACATCGGCAAACCCTCAACGCCTCTTACAGCTCCGTAAGTCGTACCTTGCGGCTTGGACCGTTGATCGGTGTACTCGTCAGTCGTGACCATCCAGATAATCTCGACAGGCTTTTTGGACCCATTACCATGTTCTGCCGAGAATTAACAAATGCCTGCCACGTACAAGGCGCCTATGTATATTTCTTTACCCCGGAAGCGCTCGAAACAAGCAGCACTTCCATTCAGGGCTGGGTATACAACGAGGGTTGGAGGAAAATGAGTCTGCCCATCGCCGATGTAATCAACAATCGGCTAACGACGCGAAAGGTGGAGAATAAACCTAGCGTACAGCATTTTTTGGCGGATGTAAAATCACGGTATGGAACGCATTTCTTCAACGAAAAATTTCTTGACAAGACAGAAGTATTTGAAGCTTTAGCGCAAGACCCTTCATTGAAGCGGTATTTACCGGAATCGCATGCTTTAAACGGTTTTGCTGTTGTAAAGAAGATGTGTAGCCAATACCCAAGCGTGTTTCTAAAGCCTGTACGAGGCAGTCTCGGCAAAGGCATTCTCCGAATCTCCAAAGATGAAGGCGGAGGATACCGTTTGTTATCTACTACCTCTATAGGTACACGCAAGCAAAGCTACCCGACTTTAGCTAAACTGTACCAGTCTATTGCTCCCAAGATGAAGACAACGCGCTACCAGATTCAACAAGGATTGCCTTTGATGGAGCTCGGTAAGCGTCCTGTAGATTTTCGAGCACTTGTACAAAAGAATGGTACCGGAAAATGGGGGGTTACCTCCATTGTCGCTCGTACCGCTGGGAGCAATCATTTCGTCTCCAATCTAGCAAGAGGTGGCAGTCTCAGTACTGTCCGTGAAGCCGTTAGCAAGAGCAGCCTTCCTTTAGGTACCAAGGATAGCGTACAGCTTCAGCTTCCAAGAGCAGCACTTGCCATTGCAAGAGGAGTAGAAACCTTTATCCCTGCTCATTTCGGAGAGCTCGGAATCGATCTGGCACTGGATCAATCCGGACGAATATGGCTCTTGGAGGTTAACTCCAAACCTTCCAAGAACGATAACACACCGCTAAACGATCAAAAAATCAGACCGTCCGTCAAGCAAATGATTCTGTATTGCCGCTATTTGGCCGGTTTATAA
- a CDS encoding YlbF family regulator has translation MSIHDKAHELAKAIKESTEVADITNAMKLVETDPDAKAMLDNFRNGQMELQQRMMSGDMPPQEEMEKMEKLFEVLNMNLGIRRLFDAERRLSVVIEDVNKIITESLSQLYGE, from the coding sequence ATGAGTATTCACGACAAAGCACATGAACTGGCGAAAGCCATTAAAGAAAGCACTGAGGTAGCAGATATCACCAATGCGATGAAACTGGTGGAAACAGATCCAGATGCCAAAGCAATGCTCGACAATTTCCGCAACGGCCAAATGGAGCTTCAACAACGGATGATGAGCGGAGATATGCCTCCACAGGAAGAAATGGAGAAAATGGAGAAATTATTCGAGGTGCTTAACATGAATCTTGGGATTCGCCGTCTGTTCGATGCAGAACGCCGTCTGAGCGTTGTAATCGAGGATGTAAACAAGATCATTACCGAGAGCTTGTCGCAATTGTATGGCGAATAA
- a CDS encoding YtpI family protein: MVLFIKYLLFILLVVFVIGAAVYSLSSRRALNPRVKGLKRSVMNVMLGAMLVTLSLISMFLFRGSTVNIIVEAAFLLIGVFNIFSGLRSYSYYSRSQEQHQSKA, translated from the coding sequence ATGGTTTTATTTATCAAATACTTATTGTTTATCCTGCTGGTGGTCTTTGTAATCGGTGCCGCTGTGTACAGCTTATCCTCTCGCCGTGCCTTAAATCCCCGAGTTAAGGGGCTAAAACGCTCCGTTATGAATGTGATGCTGGGCGCAATGCTCGTAACGCTGTCCCTAATTTCCATGTTTCTGTTTCGCGGCTCCACCGTTAATATTATTGTTGAAGCTGCCTTTCTTCTGATCGGTGTGTTCAACATCTTCTCAGGACTGCGTAGCTATAGCTATTACAGCCGCAGCCAAGAGCAGCATCAGTCGAAAGCCTAG
- a CDS encoding DUF4044 domain-containing protein — protein sequence MRVPPFSRFRRFTQISAIFMLGIVVGAVIYNAIYHVGYNVLWLNNADLRVQIEQYQEDIKTLKKYNNTSTVIREIKIRSEESKAQSEGSNPVDPVTLKLILSEIRSDLEPMRGRSMFDIDTDSKLVRLLLDGKLYIVREKEYSVKIRTMLVMEGVLQIWVEISPFKRN from the coding sequence GTGAGAGTTCCACCATTCAGTCGTTTTCGTAGATTCACTCAAATTTCCGCTATATTCATGCTAGGGATCGTCGTGGGAGCCGTCATATACAACGCCATATACCATGTTGGATATAATGTGTTATGGCTGAATAATGCAGACCTGCGTGTACAGATCGAGCAATATCAAGAGGATATTAAAACACTCAAAAAATATAATAATACCTCTACGGTAATCAGAGAAATCAAAATTCGATCGGAGGAAAGCAAAGCCCAATCAGAAGGCTCAAACCCAGTTGACCCCGTAACTTTAAAATTAATACTTAGCGAAATACGATCAGATCTGGAACCGATGCGCGGCCGCAGCATGTTCGATATTGACACAGACAGTAAACTGGTTAGGCTGCTGCTGGATGGTAAACTTTACATTGTGCGTGAGAAGGAATACTCTGTCAAAATCCGGACGATGCTCGTCATGGAAGGCGTTTTGCAAATCTGGGTGGAAATCAGTCCTTTTAAGCGCAACTAA
- a CDS encoding YheC/YheD family endospore coat-associated protein yields the protein MTETAMGFLGIMTGRRHGNPPISEQEFCSHLCRAAPRYNLKVLVFHPDGVASDGSSITGYTWKDGSWHNTTSTPPDIIYNRCFYNSPKERKEASSALSFLHRSLPWSRGLPDKWGVYEILKRNRRAAILLPETVLYTGTRKLSNMLAEREYGVFLKPKAGSHGKRTLHAILQNRRSGGGIRVRGRDGTNTPFQYVFSSQDEGLNWIHEFIGTRRYIIQPYLHLTNRKGQPFDVRVLMQKNGLGRWDLTGMAVRLGNHGSLTSNLHGGGTAVPPLPFLIAEYGQDGKDIMQELATEAAYLPPLLEAACGRLGELGLDFGIDSSGRIHLLEANSKPGRTVFRLTGDRRAAKLAAENPLSYARHLLLTQRRIPSLSTDSSVINGRMITMVPKEDS from the coding sequence ATGACTGAAACAGCTATGGGGTTCCTCGGCATTATGACGGGCCGTCGCCACGGGAATCCTCCGATTTCCGAGCAAGAATTTTGCAGTCATTTATGCCGTGCAGCTCCGCGATATAATCTTAAAGTCCTCGTGTTTCATCCGGACGGAGTAGCGTCAGACGGGTCATCTATAACCGGTTATACATGGAAAGACGGAAGCTGGCACAATACGACCTCTACACCACCGGATATCATTTATAATCGTTGTTTTTACAATAGTCCGAAAGAAAGAAAAGAAGCTTCGTCTGCACTCTCTTTCCTTCACCGATCACTACCTTGGTCAAGAGGTTTACCTGATAAATGGGGCGTATACGAGATCTTGAAGCGCAACCGAAGAGCAGCTATTTTACTGCCGGAAACTGTTCTTTATACCGGTACACGCAAGTTAAGCAATATGCTCGCCGAAAGAGAATACGGGGTCTTCCTAAAACCCAAAGCAGGCTCTCACGGCAAACGTACATTGCATGCCATACTGCAGAACAGACGCTCTGGAGGAGGCATAAGAGTACGAGGGCGTGATGGGACAAATACACCCTTTCAATATGTATTCAGCTCGCAGGATGAAGGACTGAACTGGATTCATGAATTTATCGGCACACGCCGCTATATTATACAGCCTTATCTGCACCTAACTAATCGTAAGGGGCAACCGTTCGATGTGCGTGTATTGATGCAAAAGAATGGCCTCGGCCGCTGGGATCTTACTGGCATGGCCGTTCGGCTGGGTAATCATGGTTCACTGACTTCGAACCTGCACGGCGGTGGAACTGCGGTTCCTCCTTTGCCCTTTTTGATTGCAGAATATGGTCAGGACGGAAAAGACATCATGCAGGAGCTTGCTACAGAAGCTGCATACTTGCCTCCTCTTCTGGAGGCCGCATGCGGTAGGCTTGGAGAACTCGGCCTAGATTTCGGTATTGATTCGAGCGGTCGGATTCATTTACTAGAAGCAAATTCCAAGCCAGGGCGCACGGTATTCCGGCTGACGGGCGACCGCCGGGCTGCTAAGCTCGCCGCCGAGAATCCACTGTCTTATGCGCGCCATCTGCTACTCACACAGCGACGGATACCATCCCTATCTACGGACAGCTCCGTTATAAACGGGAGAATGATAACAATGGTTCCTAAGGAGGATTCATAA
- a CDS encoding YtrH family sporulation protein, translating to MSIFMSKAILDFFIAFGIVLGGAMVGGIGAVVSLQPPTQTMLDVADRIKIWALAAAVGGTMDPLRVIESNMIGGNLSPAIKQIMYIAFAFLGAHMGSELVKWVCGRG from the coding sequence ATGAGCATTTTTATGAGCAAAGCGATCCTCGATTTCTTTATCGCCTTCGGCATCGTACTTGGCGGAGCTATGGTCGGTGGAATCGGCGCCGTTGTCTCCCTGCAACCACCGACGCAAACGATGCTAGATGTAGCAGACCGGATTAAAATATGGGCACTTGCCGCCGCTGTAGGGGGTACTATGGACCCTTTACGGGTCATTGAAAGCAACATGATTGGGGGCAACCTTTCCCCTGCCATCAAGCAAATCATGTATATTGCCTTCGCTTTTCTCGGAGCCCATATGGGCAGTGAGCTAGTAAAATGGGTGTGCGGCAGGGGGTAA
- a CDS encoding N-acetyltransferase: MQISSIYDTDAKKWKSRLTGLLEFIREHGERRITNQACKVLAKLTPDQLSEPGVSLLVATVRGQNGRQIAGVSFVSGFGEEACLVTVHPLYRNKHTGTALMTAQLKRLGRLECSVASDNTASLKMCFNVGLAAVALTSGPTGKPTLLIRSPQNTVSTTISPQEGELLCQSPS; encoded by the coding sequence ATGCAGATATCCTCCATCTACGACACTGATGCTAAAAAGTGGAAATCGCGGCTAACCGGACTGCTTGAGTTTATAAGAGAACACGGAGAGCGGCGCATTACAAACCAAGCTTGTAAGGTACTGGCCAAATTAACTCCAGATCAGTTGTCAGAGCCAGGTGTCTCGCTGCTTGTCGCTACCGTACGCGGTCAAAATGGTCGCCAGATAGCAGGAGTAAGCTTCGTATCCGGTTTCGGGGAAGAAGCCTGTCTCGTTACCGTGCATCCCTTATACCGGAATAAGCATACCGGCACCGCCCTGATGACCGCCCAGTTAAAGCGCTTAGGCCGTCTAGAATGCAGTGTTGCCAGCGATAATACAGCCAGTCTGAAAATGTGCTTCAATGTTGGCCTTGCCGCAGTGGCGCTTACTAGTGGCCCTACTGGCAAGCCAACTTTATTGATCAGATCACCGCAGAATACCGTCAGTACTACCATTTCTCCACAAGAAGGTGAACTCCTGTGCCAGAGCCCGTCTTAG
- a CDS encoding YheC/YheD family endospore coat-associated protein, with the protein MSTYIPDETKPVIAILTTSDKIRHFNGNRNNFRDIIRTGKEMGFLVYVVTVRDLKLEERMVNGYVPSSNGKIWYSIPVPLPQIIYNRIPTREDEEKPAVVRKIAQCLEHPGIKLYNPYFFNKWNLFEWLKGSHATSKHVPKTRRLRSANTLTAMLNNHTSLYLKPESGKAGKGIMRLKYRAETTLPYRLQIQSGKKNVTYKAASIERLWARIGKEKGTSRYIVQQAIELATHRGRPFDLRVLLQKNSRGGWAMTGIGARLAGARSITTHVPRGGSIEEPSSMLESTFGTERAASILKSVPTTALLIARQIERASDTMLGEMSMDLGVDENGGLWFFEANSRPMKFDEPAIRKLSLERIFHYGQHLARHAK; encoded by the coding sequence GTGAGCACGTATATTCCGGATGAAACAAAACCCGTTATTGCCATACTGACAACCAGTGACAAAATAAGACATTTTAATGGCAACCGCAATAACTTCCGGGACATCATTCGCACAGGCAAGGAAATGGGATTTCTTGTCTACGTCGTCACTGTCCGTGACTTAAAGCTTGAGGAACGGATGGTGAACGGATATGTCCCATCATCCAACGGAAAAATATGGTACAGCATTCCTGTACCTCTTCCACAAATTATCTATAATCGAATTCCTACCCGTGAGGATGAGGAGAAACCTGCTGTCGTACGCAAAATAGCTCAATGCCTGGAGCATCCAGGCATTAAGCTTTATAATCCGTATTTTTTCAATAAATGGAATCTCTTTGAATGGCTGAAAGGCTCACATGCTACCTCTAAGCATGTTCCAAAAACCAGACGTCTACGCAGCGCAAACACACTTACTGCCATGCTAAATAATCACACCAGCCTCTACCTAAAACCGGAGAGCGGCAAAGCCGGTAAAGGCATTATGCGTTTAAAATACCGTGCTGAGACCACTTTGCCCTATCGGCTGCAAATTCAAAGCGGCAAAAAAAATGTGACATACAAAGCCGCCTCTATAGAGCGCCTCTGGGCACGAATCGGAAAGGAAAAGGGTACCTCGCGTTACATCGTACAGCAGGCCATTGAGCTGGCGACTCACCGAGGACGACCATTTGATCTGCGTGTACTTCTGCAGAAAAACAGCAGAGGAGGCTGGGCGATGACCGGCATAGGTGCGCGACTAGCTGGTGCCCGCAGTATCACCACGCATGTACCACGCGGCGGCAGTATTGAGGAGCCCTCCAGTATGCTGGAAAGCACATTTGGAACCGAAAGAGCCGCCTCCATTCTAAAAAGCGTACCTACAACTGCTCTGTTAATCGCCAGACAAATTGAGAGAGCCTCTGACACTATGCTCGGGGAGATGTCCATGGATCTCGGTGTAGATGAGAACGGAGGACTCTGGTTCTTTGAGGCAAACTCACGGCCGATGAAATTTGATGAGCCTGCGATTCGCAAGCTTTCATTGGAGCGAATCTTTCATTATGGCCAGCACTTAGCACGACATGCCAAGTAG